From a region of the Panicum virgatum strain AP13 chromosome 2K, P.virgatum_v5, whole genome shotgun sequence genome:
- the LOC120669757 gene encoding probable cellulose synthase A catalytic subunit 3 [UDP-forming] isoform X2, translated as MEASAGLVAGSHNRNELVVIRRDGDPGPKPLRQPNGQVCQICGDDVGLGPGGEPFVACNECAFPVCRDCYEYERREGTQNCPQCKTRYKRLKGCARVPGDEEEDGVDDLENEFNWDGTESQYGAESLHGHMTYGRGGDLNGVQQPFQLNPNVPLLTNGQMVDDIPPEQHALVPSFMGGGGKRIHPLPYADPSLPVQSRSMDPSKDLAAYGYGSVAWKERMESWKQKQERMHQMRNDGGGDDGGDDDLPLMDEARQPLSRKIPIPSSQINPYRMIIIIRLVVLGFFFHYRLMHPVNDAFALWLISVICEIWFAMSWILDQFPKWFPIERETYLDRLSLRFDKEGQQSRLAPIDFFVSTVDPLKEPPLVTANTVLSILAVDYPVDKVSCYVSDDGAAMLTFEALSETSEFAKKWVPFCKRFNIEPRAPEWYFQQKIDYLKDKVAASFVGERRAMKREYEEFKVRINALVAKAQKVPEEGWTMQDGTPWPGNNVRDHPGMIQVFLGQSGGLDCEGNELPRLVYVSREKRPGYNHHKKAGAMNALVRVSAVLTNAPYLLNLDCDHYINNSKAIKEAMCFMMDPLLGKKVCYVQFPQRFDGIDRHDRYANRNVVFFDINMKGLDGIQGPIYVGTGCVFRRQALYGYDAPKSKKPPSRTCNCWPKWCFCCCCCGNRKHKKKTTKPKTDKKKKLLFFKKEENQSPAYALGEIDEGAPGAENEKAGIVNQQKLEKKFGQSSVFVTSTLLENGGTLKSASPASLLKEAIHVISCGYEDKTDWGKEIGWIYGSVTEDILTGFKMHCHGWRSIYCIPKRPAFKGSAPLNLSDRLHQVLRWALGSIEIFFSNHCPLWYGYGGGLKFLERFSYINSIVYPWTSIPLLAYCTLPAICLLTGKFITPELNNVASLWFMSLFICIFATSILEMRWSGVGIDDWWRNEQFWVIGGVSSHLFAVFQGLLKVIAGVDTSFTVTSKGGDDEEFSELYTFKWTTLLIPPTTLLLLNFIGVVAGVSNAINNGYESWGPLFGKLFFAFWVIVHLYPFLKGLVGRQNRTPTIVIVWSILLASIFSLLWVRIDPFLAKNDGPLLEECGLDCN; from the exons atggAGGCGAGCGCCGGGCTGGTGGCCGGCTCCCACAACCGCAACGAGCTCGTCGTCATCCGCCGCGACGGCGATCCCGGG CCGAAGCCGCTGCGGCAGCCGAACGGGCAGGTGTGCCAGATTTGCGGCGACGACGTCGGACTCGGCCCCGGCGGGGAGCCCTTCGTGGCCTGCAACGAGTGCGCCTTCCCCGTCTGCCGGGACTGCTACGAGTACGAGCGCCGGGAGGGGACGCAGAACTGCCCCCAGTGCAAGACCCGCTACAAGCGCCTCAAGG GCTGCGCGCGCGTGCCCGGGGATGAGGAAGAGGACGGCGTCGACGACCTGGAGAACGAGTTCAACTGGGACGGCACTGAGTCGCAGTATGGCGCCGAGTCACTCCACGGCCACATGACCTACGGCCGTGGAGGTGACCTTAACGGCGTCCAGCAGCCTTTCCAGCTGAACCCCAATGTTCCCCTCCTCACCAACGGCCAGATG GTGGATGACATCCCCCCGGAGCAGCACGCGCTGGTCCCGTCTTTCATGGGCGGTGGGGGCAAGAGGATCCACCCACTTCCATACGCCGATCCCAGTTTACCTG TCCAATCAAGGTCCATGGACCCATCCAAGGATCTTGCTGCGTATGGATATGGTAGTGTTGCTTGGAAGGAGAGGATGGAGAGCTGGAAGCAGAAGCAGGAGAGGATGCACCAGATGAGGAATGATGGAGGTGGTGATGATGGTGGTGATGACGATCTTCCACT AATGGATGAAGCAAGACAACCATTGTCCAGGAAAATTCCAATTCCATCAAGCCAGATTAATCCATATAGGATGATTATCATTATTCGGCTTGTGGTTTTGGGGTTCTTCTTCCACTATCGACTGATGCATCCGGTGAATGATGCATTTGCTTTGTGGCTCATATCTGTTATCTGTGAAATTTGGTTTGCCATGTCTTGGATCCTTGATCAATTCCCGAAATGGTTCCCTATTGAGAGAGAGACATACTTAGACCGGCTGTCATTGAG GTTCGACAAGGAAGGCCAGCAATCTCGACTTGCTCCAATTGATTTCTTTGTCAGTACAGTCGATCCATTAAAGGAACCTCCTTTGGTCACAGCAAATACTGTTCTATCTATCCTTGCGGTGGATTATCCAGTTGATAAGGTTTCTTGCTATGTTTCTGATGATGGTGCTGCAATGCTAACATTTGAAGCGTTGTCTGAAACATCCGAATTTGCAAAGAAATGGGTTCCTTTCTGCAAAAGGTTCAATATTGAACCTCGTGCTCCAGAGTGGTACTTCCAACAGAAAATAGACTACTTGAAAGATAAGGTGGCGGCGAGCTTTGTTGGGGAGAGGAGAGCGATGAAG AGAGAGTATGAGGAATTCAAGGTCAGAATCAATGCATTGGTTGCTAAAGCCCAGAAAGTTCCTGAAGAAGGATGGACAATGCAAGATGGGACCCCCTGGCCTGGAAACAATGTTCGTGATCATCCTGGAATGATTCAG GTCTTCCTTGGCCAAAGTGGAGGTCTTGATTGCGAGGGAAATGAGCTACCACGATTGGTTTATGTTTCAAGAGAAAAACGACCAGGCTATAACCATCATAAGAAAGCTGGTGCTATGAACGCATTG GTCAGAGTCTCTGCTGTACTAACAAATGCTCCCTATTTGTTGAACTTGGATTGTGATCACTACATCAACAACAGCAAGGCTATAAAGGAAGCAATGTGTTTTATGATGGATCCTTTATTGGGAAAGAAGGTGTGCTATGTGCAGTtccctcaaagatttgatgggATTGATCGTCATGATCGATATGCTAACAGGAATGTCGTCTTTTTCGAT ATCAATATGAAAGGTTTGGATGGTATTCAAGGCCCAATCTATGTCGGTACTGGATGTGTATTTAGAAGGCAGGCACTATATGGTTATGATGCCCCTAAATCGAAAAAGCCACCATCAAGGACTTGCAATTGCTGGCCAAAGTGGTGCttttgctgttgctgctgtggtaACAGAAAGCACAAGAAGAAGACCACTAAACCTAAAACAGACAAGAagaaaaaattattatttttcaagaaagaagaaaatcaaTCCCCTGCATATGCTCTTGGTGAGATTGATGAAGGTGCTCCAG GTGCTGAAAATGAAAAGGCTGGTATTGTAAATCAACAAAAATTAGAAAAGAAATTTGGTCAGTCTTCTGTTTTTGTCACGTCCACACTTCTTGAGAATGGTGGGACCTTGAAGAGTGCAAGTCCAGCTTCTCTTTTGAAAGAAGCCATACATGTCATCAGTTGTGGTTATGAAGACAAGACTGACTGGGGAAAAGAG attgGCTGGATCTATGGATCAGTCACAGAAGATATTCTAACTGGCTTCAAGATGCATTGTCATGGTTGGCGGTCCATTTACTGCATACCTAAACGACCTGCATTCAAAGGTTCTGCACCTCTGAATCTTTCAGATCGTCTTCACCAGGTTCTTCGATGGGCTCTTGGGTCTATTGAAATTTTCTTCAGCAACCATTGCCCTCTTTGGTATGGGTATGGTGGTGGTTTGAAATTTTTGGAAAGATTTTCCTACATCAACTCCATCGTATATCCTTGGACGTCTATTCCTCTGTTGGCTTACTGTACATTGCCTGCCATCTGTTTGCTGACGGGAAAATTTATTACTCCAGAG CTAAACAATGTTGCCAGCCTCTGGTTCATGTCACTTTTTATCTGCATCTTTGCTACGAGCATCTTAGAAATGAGATGGAGTGGTGTTGGCATTGATGATTGGTGGAGGAATGAGCAGTTTTGGGTTATTGGAGGTGTGTCCTCGCACCTTTTTGCTGTGTTCCAAGGACTTCTCAAGGTCATAGCTGGTGTGGATACAAGCTTCACTGTGACATCAAAGGGTGGTGACGATGAAGAGTTCTCAGAGCTATATACATTCAAGTGGACAACCTTATTAATACCTCCCACCACTCTGCTCTTGTTGAACTTCATTGGTGTGGTTGCTGGTGTTTCAAATGCAATCAACAACGGATATGAATCATGGGGCCCTCTGTTTGGGAAGCTCTTCTTTGCATTCTGGGTGATTGTCCATCTGTATCCGTTCCTCAAAGGTTTGGTTGGAAGGCAAAACAGGACACCAACAATTGTCATTGTCTGGTCCATTCTGCTGGCTTCAATCTTCTCACTCCTCTGGGTCCGGATCGATCCTTTCCTAGCAAAGAACGATGGCCCGCTTCTTGAGGAGTGTGGTTTGGATTGCAACTAG
- the LOC120669757 gene encoding probable cellulose synthase A catalytic subunit 3 [UDP-forming] isoform X1, translating into MEASAGLVAGSHNRNELVVIRRDGDPGPKPLRQPNGQVCQICGDDVGLGPGGEPFVACNECAFPVCRDCYEYERREGTQNCPQCKTRYKRLKGACPQPGNPAPPKCISGRRRILHCLASIASLSFHFAGCARVPGDEEEDGVDDLENEFNWDGTESQYGAESLHGHMTYGRGGDLNGVQQPFQLNPNVPLLTNGQMVDDIPPEQHALVPSFMGGGGKRIHPLPYADPSLPVQSRSMDPSKDLAAYGYGSVAWKERMESWKQKQERMHQMRNDGGGDDGGDDDLPLMDEARQPLSRKIPIPSSQINPYRMIIIIRLVVLGFFFHYRLMHPVNDAFALWLISVICEIWFAMSWILDQFPKWFPIERETYLDRLSLRFDKEGQQSRLAPIDFFVSTVDPLKEPPLVTANTVLSILAVDYPVDKVSCYVSDDGAAMLTFEALSETSEFAKKWVPFCKRFNIEPRAPEWYFQQKIDYLKDKVAASFVGERRAMKREYEEFKVRINALVAKAQKVPEEGWTMQDGTPWPGNNVRDHPGMIQVFLGQSGGLDCEGNELPRLVYVSREKRPGYNHHKKAGAMNALVRVSAVLTNAPYLLNLDCDHYINNSKAIKEAMCFMMDPLLGKKVCYVQFPQRFDGIDRHDRYANRNVVFFDINMKGLDGIQGPIYVGTGCVFRRQALYGYDAPKSKKPPSRTCNCWPKWCFCCCCCGNRKHKKKTTKPKTDKKKKLLFFKKEENQSPAYALGEIDEGAPGAENEKAGIVNQQKLEKKFGQSSVFVTSTLLENGGTLKSASPASLLKEAIHVISCGYEDKTDWGKEIGWIYGSVTEDILTGFKMHCHGWRSIYCIPKRPAFKGSAPLNLSDRLHQVLRWALGSIEIFFSNHCPLWYGYGGGLKFLERFSYINSIVYPWTSIPLLAYCTLPAICLLTGKFITPELNNVASLWFMSLFICIFATSILEMRWSGVGIDDWWRNEQFWVIGGVSSHLFAVFQGLLKVIAGVDTSFTVTSKGGDDEEFSELYTFKWTTLLIPPTTLLLLNFIGVVAGVSNAINNGYESWGPLFGKLFFAFWVIVHLYPFLKGLVGRQNRTPTIVIVWSILLASIFSLLWVRIDPFLAKNDGPLLEECGLDCN; encoded by the exons atggAGGCGAGCGCCGGGCTGGTGGCCGGCTCCCACAACCGCAACGAGCTCGTCGTCATCCGCCGCGACGGCGATCCCGGG CCGAAGCCGCTGCGGCAGCCGAACGGGCAGGTGTGCCAGATTTGCGGCGACGACGTCGGACTCGGCCCCGGCGGGGAGCCCTTCGTGGCCTGCAACGAGTGCGCCTTCCCCGTCTGCCGGGACTGCTACGAGTACGAGCGCCGGGAGGGGACGCAGAACTGCCCCCAGTGCAAGACCCGCTACAAGCGCCTCAAGGGTGCGTGCCCCCAACCCGGCAACCCCGCCCCACCGAAATGCAtctccggccggcggcgaatCCTCCACTGTTTAGCTTCGATTGCCTCGCTGAGTTTCCATTTTGCAGGCTGCGCGCGCGTGCCCGGGGATGAGGAAGAGGACGGCGTCGACGACCTGGAGAACGAGTTCAACTGGGACGGCACTGAGTCGCAGTATGGCGCCGAGTCACTCCACGGCCACATGACCTACGGCCGTGGAGGTGACCTTAACGGCGTCCAGCAGCCTTTCCAGCTGAACCCCAATGTTCCCCTCCTCACCAACGGCCAGATG GTGGATGACATCCCCCCGGAGCAGCACGCGCTGGTCCCGTCTTTCATGGGCGGTGGGGGCAAGAGGATCCACCCACTTCCATACGCCGATCCCAGTTTACCTG TCCAATCAAGGTCCATGGACCCATCCAAGGATCTTGCTGCGTATGGATATGGTAGTGTTGCTTGGAAGGAGAGGATGGAGAGCTGGAAGCAGAAGCAGGAGAGGATGCACCAGATGAGGAATGATGGAGGTGGTGATGATGGTGGTGATGACGATCTTCCACT AATGGATGAAGCAAGACAACCATTGTCCAGGAAAATTCCAATTCCATCAAGCCAGATTAATCCATATAGGATGATTATCATTATTCGGCTTGTGGTTTTGGGGTTCTTCTTCCACTATCGACTGATGCATCCGGTGAATGATGCATTTGCTTTGTGGCTCATATCTGTTATCTGTGAAATTTGGTTTGCCATGTCTTGGATCCTTGATCAATTCCCGAAATGGTTCCCTATTGAGAGAGAGACATACTTAGACCGGCTGTCATTGAG GTTCGACAAGGAAGGCCAGCAATCTCGACTTGCTCCAATTGATTTCTTTGTCAGTACAGTCGATCCATTAAAGGAACCTCCTTTGGTCACAGCAAATACTGTTCTATCTATCCTTGCGGTGGATTATCCAGTTGATAAGGTTTCTTGCTATGTTTCTGATGATGGTGCTGCAATGCTAACATTTGAAGCGTTGTCTGAAACATCCGAATTTGCAAAGAAATGGGTTCCTTTCTGCAAAAGGTTCAATATTGAACCTCGTGCTCCAGAGTGGTACTTCCAACAGAAAATAGACTACTTGAAAGATAAGGTGGCGGCGAGCTTTGTTGGGGAGAGGAGAGCGATGAAG AGAGAGTATGAGGAATTCAAGGTCAGAATCAATGCATTGGTTGCTAAAGCCCAGAAAGTTCCTGAAGAAGGATGGACAATGCAAGATGGGACCCCCTGGCCTGGAAACAATGTTCGTGATCATCCTGGAATGATTCAG GTCTTCCTTGGCCAAAGTGGAGGTCTTGATTGCGAGGGAAATGAGCTACCACGATTGGTTTATGTTTCAAGAGAAAAACGACCAGGCTATAACCATCATAAGAAAGCTGGTGCTATGAACGCATTG GTCAGAGTCTCTGCTGTACTAACAAATGCTCCCTATTTGTTGAACTTGGATTGTGATCACTACATCAACAACAGCAAGGCTATAAAGGAAGCAATGTGTTTTATGATGGATCCTTTATTGGGAAAGAAGGTGTGCTATGTGCAGTtccctcaaagatttgatgggATTGATCGTCATGATCGATATGCTAACAGGAATGTCGTCTTTTTCGAT ATCAATATGAAAGGTTTGGATGGTATTCAAGGCCCAATCTATGTCGGTACTGGATGTGTATTTAGAAGGCAGGCACTATATGGTTATGATGCCCCTAAATCGAAAAAGCCACCATCAAGGACTTGCAATTGCTGGCCAAAGTGGTGCttttgctgttgctgctgtggtaACAGAAAGCACAAGAAGAAGACCACTAAACCTAAAACAGACAAGAagaaaaaattattatttttcaagaaagaagaaaatcaaTCCCCTGCATATGCTCTTGGTGAGATTGATGAAGGTGCTCCAG GTGCTGAAAATGAAAAGGCTGGTATTGTAAATCAACAAAAATTAGAAAAGAAATTTGGTCAGTCTTCTGTTTTTGTCACGTCCACACTTCTTGAGAATGGTGGGACCTTGAAGAGTGCAAGTCCAGCTTCTCTTTTGAAAGAAGCCATACATGTCATCAGTTGTGGTTATGAAGACAAGACTGACTGGGGAAAAGAG attgGCTGGATCTATGGATCAGTCACAGAAGATATTCTAACTGGCTTCAAGATGCATTGTCATGGTTGGCGGTCCATTTACTGCATACCTAAACGACCTGCATTCAAAGGTTCTGCACCTCTGAATCTTTCAGATCGTCTTCACCAGGTTCTTCGATGGGCTCTTGGGTCTATTGAAATTTTCTTCAGCAACCATTGCCCTCTTTGGTATGGGTATGGTGGTGGTTTGAAATTTTTGGAAAGATTTTCCTACATCAACTCCATCGTATATCCTTGGACGTCTATTCCTCTGTTGGCTTACTGTACATTGCCTGCCATCTGTTTGCTGACGGGAAAATTTATTACTCCAGAG CTAAACAATGTTGCCAGCCTCTGGTTCATGTCACTTTTTATCTGCATCTTTGCTACGAGCATCTTAGAAATGAGATGGAGTGGTGTTGGCATTGATGATTGGTGGAGGAATGAGCAGTTTTGGGTTATTGGAGGTGTGTCCTCGCACCTTTTTGCTGTGTTCCAAGGACTTCTCAAGGTCATAGCTGGTGTGGATACAAGCTTCACTGTGACATCAAAGGGTGGTGACGATGAAGAGTTCTCAGAGCTATATACATTCAAGTGGACAACCTTATTAATACCTCCCACCACTCTGCTCTTGTTGAACTTCATTGGTGTGGTTGCTGGTGTTTCAAATGCAATCAACAACGGATATGAATCATGGGGCCCTCTGTTTGGGAAGCTCTTCTTTGCATTCTGGGTGATTGTCCATCTGTATCCGTTCCTCAAAGGTTTGGTTGGAAGGCAAAACAGGACACCAACAATTGTCATTGTCTGGTCCATTCTGCTGGCTTCAATCTTCTCACTCCTCTGGGTCCGGATCGATCCTTTCCTAGCAAAGAACGATGGCCCGCTTCTTGAGGAGTGTGGTTTGGATTGCAACTAG